One genomic segment of Tubulanus polymorphus chromosome 4, tnTubPoly1.2, whole genome shotgun sequence includes these proteins:
- the LOC141903875 gene encoding transmembrane protein 180-like, producing MVFKLIMHGNSLAYATTSLGATMMNSIFMFYYVNIFLNYYHINNAWFQTSQILFMIWNAVNDPMFAYFQDRATFSFTKTRQKAILSGALLFAISFLLPWFPWTSESESWVTGIHLIVSLFFYDAVFTFVLLAHCCLFTEMSLDHGDRLRLIHYSQVAAMFGSFSVFICEIVSDNLKNLAAFRVACVVIAVLSWLCIRYTGIKAKTKYNLAAANELIDKQSNTVTESNQYSYWRLTLQIITEKNFIAFVTINFLSEFHKTYLSNFSAIICNNLIPDSEISSFIRSCLYGAFNFGPMLLVIFGGRFVAKFGSYRVIRGNFISKIFTGLTMYFIGSKYPLVFAVFLLIDTCYTFAAFTLYNISVSDIIDRDKELYNRPHPISSMVFGTNALIVKPAISLSPMFAMSVFNSYGYDKLRNGTLKNVDERNSLMNVMFTISCLLPVVVGVVQLIAWSFYDIRNSHELIPKHVEGENDEI from the exons ATGGTGTTTAAACTGATCATGCACGGTAATTCTCTAGCGTACGCGACGACGAGTCTCGGAGCTACgatgatgaattcaatattcatgttttattaCGTGAATATATTCCTCAACTATTACCACATAAATAACGCGTGGTTTCAAACGTCTCAGATTCTGTTCATGATCTGGAACGCGGTTAATGATCCGATGTTCGCGTATTTTCAAGACCGCGCTACGTTCTCGTTTACGAAGACGCGTCAGAAAGCGATCCTCAGCGGCGCGTTGTTGTTCGCGATATCGTTCCTGTTGCCGTGGTTCCCGTGGACCTCGGAGTCGGAGTCTTGGGTAACGGGAATTCATTTGATCGTTTCGTTGTTTTTTTACGACGCGGTTTTCACGTTCGTGCTCCTCGCtcattgttgtttatttacgGAGATGTCCCTCGACCACGGCGACCGTCTGCGATTGATTCACTATTCGCAGGTCGCCGCTATGTTCGGATCGTTTAGCGTTTTTATTTGCGAAATCGTGTCGGATAATTTGAAGAATCTGGCGGCGTTTCGCGTGGCATGCGTTGTGATCGCGGTTCTCTCCTGGCTATGTATCAGATACACAGGCATCAAAGCTAAAACTAAGTACAACCTGGCAGCGGCGAATGAACTGATCGACAAACAATCGAACACTGTGACTGAATCTAATCAGTATTCATACTGGCGTCTCACTCTACAGATTATTACCGAGAAGAATTTCATTGCGTtcgttaccattaactttctCTCAGAATTCCATAAAACTTACCTTAGTAATTTTTCAGCGATCATCTGTAATAATCTGATTCCCGATTCAGAAATCTCATCCTTCATTCGTAGCTGTTTGTATGGTGCttttaattttggcccgatg TTGCTGGTTATTTTCGGCGGAAGATTCGTGGCTAAATTCGGCTCGTACCGAGTCATACGAGgaaatttcatatcaaagaTCTTTACAGGACTAACGATGTACTTCATCGGATCCAAATATCCACTTGTATTTGCCGTATTTCTGTTAATTGATAC CTGTTACACGTTTGCAGCGTTCACGCTGTATAATATCTCAGTATCTGATATTATTGATCGCGATAAAGAACTATATAATCGTCC gCATCCGATATCATCGATGGTTTTCGGTACGAATGCTTTGATCGTGAAACCGGCGATATCGTTATCACCGATGTTCGCTATGTCGGTGTTCAATTCATACGGATACGATAAACTACGCAACGGAACGTTAAAGAACGTCGATGAACGCAACAGTTTAATGAACGTGATGTTTACGATATCGTGTTTGTTACCGGTTGTCGTCGGTGTCGTTCAATTGATCGCCTGGTCCTTTTACGACATACGTAATAGTCACGAACTCATTCCAAAACATGTGGAAGGAGAAAATGACGAAATTTAA
- the LOC141903711 gene encoding leucine-rich repeat-containing protein 14-like — MDKSFMFNCKGACYPLKLADDINLSLDKPIAPLVDIAAAKIVESSSVTHACLDFIPTELFINLMQAALLYERDASVAVLIHKWPWQKLILKNIAPVIDDNLLILHDCDLKIKKVRRGLKYTTTLVTNFLDCRKKRSPSKLKFMDLSGFPVADVITHYLCSHCLLVFNENRQREIIKLYNECREQIPHLPQANYTVDETFPDEQYVVRLDAFVRTKQLALELIKAAQVSDNCTLRIEVNKLDLTCLGEGVIGQVLTEVDKERLLSLRLQYNSLTSDSMVTLAPVLQQCHNVTELDISCNGLVLIHNRAACDAVRNVLKQMKFIRRLDLSNCWVRNSLFLLLENVAMPLQHLCLNGCRLTSEDLEYLARSRHATALVELDLSENHFSDCNRAVRNLLVACKSSLKILEIEDCKLNDVDLLTLVSLASSLDELRFLNVNHNRFTDPTVTEAVRAFAKTSDLQVLKLSCPEIYVSANNADVFNMNYDEDTGMLMFCGRMDAIVQEMASKMEVVVT, encoded by the exons ATGGATAAATCATTTATGTTTAACTGTAAGGGGGCGTGTTATCCGCTGAAACTGGCTGATGATATAAACTTATCTCTAGACAAACCTATAGCTCCATTAGTCGACATCGCTGCAGCTAAAATAGTCGAATCATCTTCTGTGACGCACGCTTGCTTGGATTTCATACCCACAGAATTGTTTATAAATCTGATGCAAGCGGCGTTGCTCTACGAGAGAGATGCCTCGGTCGCCGTTCTCATTCATAAATGGCCGTGGCAGAAACTGATACTGAAGAATATCGCGCCTGTAATAGACGACAATCTACTCATACTGCACGACTGTGATCTCAAGATTAAGAAAGTACGCCGCGGTCTCAAATATACAACGACTCTAGTGACGAACTTCTTAGACTGTCGAAAGAAAAGATCTCCTTCGAAATTGAAGTTTATGGATTTGTCAGGATTTCCAGTCG cgGATGTGATCACTCATTATTTATGTTCTCACTGTTTACTcgtattcaatgaaaatcgaCAAagagaaataatcaaattgtaCAACGAATGCAGAGAACAAATACCTCACCTTCCACAGGCGAATTATACAGTCGATGAAACATTTCCCGATGAACAAT ATGTTGTAAGATTAGATGCGTTTGTGCGCACAAAACAACTAGCATTGGAACTAATCAAAGCGGCTCAAGTATCCGATAACTGTACACTGCGTATTGAAGTGAATAAACTGGATTTAACTTGTCTCGGCGAGGGTGTTATAGGACAAGTTCTTACTGAAGTTGATAAAGAG CGATTGTTGTCATTGAGATTACAGTATAACTCATTAACCAGTGATAGTATGGTAACCCTGGCGCCGGTATTACAACAATGTCATAACGTCACCGAACTCGATATATCGTGTAACGGTCTCGTGTTAATTCACAATCGCGCGGCATGCGACGCTGTACGAAACGTCCTcaaacaaatgaaattcatccgACGACTAGATTTGAGTAATTGTTGGGTGCGAAATAGTCTGTTTCTACTTCTAGAAAATGTCGCGATGCCGCTTCAACATTTGTGCCTCAACGGATGCCGTCTGACGAGCGAAGACCTCGAGTACTTAGCGCGGTCTCGTCACGCGACGGCGCTCGTCGAACTCGATCTCAGCGAGAATCATTTCTCCGATTGTAATCGCGCCGTTCGAAATTTACTCGTCGCCTGCAAATCATCGCTGAAAATACTGGAGATCGAAGATTGTAAGTTGAACGACGTCGATTTATTGACGTTGGTTTCGCTGGCTTCGAGTCTCGACGAACTTCGATTCCTCAACGTGAATCATAATCGTTTCACCGATCCGACGGTGACCGAGGCCGTGCGAGCGTTCGCTAAAACTTCCGATCTACAAGTTTTGAAATTATCTTGTCCGGAAATCTACGTAAGTGCCAACAATGCGGATGTGTTTAATATGAACTACGATGAAGATACCGGCATGTTAATGTTCTGCGGACGAATGGATGCCATCGTTCAAGAGATGGCATCAAAAATGGAAGTTGTCGTTACATAA
- the LOC141903712 gene encoding ATP synthase mitochondrial F1 complex assembly factor 2-like codes for MKIFRSALSLKTSLLRRNGLSLLRNTARFESTAENKEASIHKLQRELDKEIFTHTKTDINRFYKTASIVKVDGTADSYEILLDHRKLKTPGRNVFVVPNRALAHAVEVEWMSQEKKIERHTMHLTHLCNMAIDNPTKRTKETVVDGILSYLETDTLCYRIDEPEELKQYQDKYWNPIIEWAEKRYDVKLPCTSGFSMTELPEETKRLFRQHLLSHTEWSLVGYQYSTEALKSFVLSLALMDKHISVEDAVKLARLETVYQTDKWGSVEWYHDVEVAELQSKASAAAVFTHLCNETTYTKTKGQNN; via the exons atgaaaatatttcgaagCGCTTTGAGTTTAAAAACTTCACTTTTGCGCCGGAATGGTCTCAGTTTATTGAGAAATACAGCCAGATTCGAATCTACAGCAGAGAACA AAGAAGCTTCTATTCATAAACTACAAAGAGAATTAGATAAAGAGATATTTACACATACTAAAACAG aTATCAATCGTTTCTATAAAACTGCGTCAATAGTTAAAGTGGATGGAACCG ctgattcatatgaaatactCCTCGATCACAGAAAACTGAAAACACCGGGACGGAATGTATTCGTTGTACCGAACAGAGCACTGGCGCACGCTGTGGAAGTGGAATGGATGTCGcaagagaaaaaaatagagCGTCATACGATGCACCTG ACACATTTGTGTAATATGGCAATTGATAACCCGACTAAACGAACTAAAGAAACAGTAGTTGATGGAATTCTCAGTTATCTAGAAACTGATACTTTATg TTATCGAATTGATGAACCGGAGGAGCTGAAACAATATCAAGACAAATATTGGAACCCGATCATTGAATGGGCAGAAAAGAG GTATGATGTCAAACTGCCGTGTACATCGGGATTCTCAATGACGGAATTACCGGAAGAAACAAAACGTTTATTTCGTCAGCATTTACTCTCACACACAGAATGGTCATTAGTTG gTTACCAGTATTCAACTGAAGCGTTGAAGTCGTTTGTCTTGTCTTTAGCTCTGATGGATAAACACATCTCAGTAGAAGATGCCGTTAAATTAGCTCGATTAGAGACCGTCTATCAG ACTGATAAATGGGGAAGTGTTGAATGGTATCACGATGTTGAAGTTGCTGAATTACAATCGAAAgcgtctgctgctgctgtattCACACATTTGTGCAATGAAACGACATATACAAAAACGAAAGgacaaaataattga